The DNA region TTTGCCTGCTCAGCTACCCGCTATTGGTCAAAGGTATGGTGGGCATCGGGCGATTGCTTGATAAAGGAACCGGCTCCATGGTGGCCAGTCAAAAAGCGGAAGTAGAGCGCTTAAATCAGGTCAAAAAAGCAAAGGTCAAAGAGAATTGGGATAAGATTCTGATTCCGCCGGGCGAAGATGGGGAAATTGGTACCTGGGATGTTGTCAAGACCGTATTCGGCCCCACAGGTAGCGGTAACAGTTTGGTAGGAAATGCTGTGAGCGGGGTCATGCAGTATTACTTTGACCAGTTTCTGAGTTGGCTTGGGGAGATCTTCTACGATCTGGCGGCTATTTACATCAAACTGATCAGCACGTTCTTTCTAATCGTACTCGCACTCACCGGCCCGATCACCTTTGGCCTGGCCACCTTCGAATGGTTTTACTCCGGTCTAGCGGCCTGGTTCTCGCGCCTGATCCATATACTGCTGTACATTCCGCTGGTCAATATTCTGGGTTCGATTCTGGAGACAATCCATATCTCCATGCTGAATCAGGATCTGGCCGTTTTCGATGAGCAGCTGCTATCGGGAAATACCGGCATGGGTTCGTCCGATTGGGGCTTAATCATTTTCTATTTCATTGGCGCTGGAGCGTACCTGTCAATACCCAAAGTAGCCTCTTACATCATTGAATCTACCGGGGTAGGCGATGCAATCAGTTCAGCCACCCAACCAACGGCAATGGTAGCCGGGGCCAGCACAGGCCAGGCAGCCGGGGCTGGAGCAGCCTCACTAAGTCGAACCGTTGCCAGTGCTTTCTCATCGTCAAAATCGCAGCCGACCTCAAACAGCATCTAACATGAACGGACAATTTCGTTACCTGACCAATTTAGAAACATCCTTCAAAATGGTGCGCTGGATGGCCATCATTGCAGTAGTTGGAAGCCTCTCGTTCGCGCTGGGTGTAGCCTACTGGGCTTTCGCCGAGGTGTCGGCCAGCCGCCAAAAAGTGTACGTACTCGACAATGGAAAGTCCGTTATGGTAGCCCTCGCTCAGGAGCAGAATATCAACCGGCCAGCTGAAGCAAAAGACCACATCAAGACATTTCATCGACTCTTTTTCACGCTTGAGCCCGACGAGAAACAGGTAGAAGGTAATATCCGAGAGGCTACGTACCTGGGCGATCGCTCAGTCGTCAGGTTATATCAGGACCTGCAGGAAGCGGGATATTATGGACAGTTGATTCAGGGTAACGTACACCAGAAGGTAGAGATTGATAAAGTCGAGGTCAATTTCAGTCAATCGCCCTATCGTGTAGTGACCAGCGGACGGCAGCTGCTGATCCGGGCGAACAATATCACCATCCGAAAATTAGTGACGGAGTGCTACCTCATTGATGTGGCCAGGACGGACAATAATCCGCATGGCTTCATGATTGAGCGGTTCAAGGTGGTCCAGAATCAGGACATTGAAACGGTTCAGCGATCCAACCAGACTACAAATCTATGAACAGGCCACATCACGCGTATTGGCGGTTAGGACGCAGAAACATTGTCCGAAGACTAAGAGGGTGGGAAAGTCGACCTGTATCTCAGCGAAAATGGCACGTGCTGGCCGCTTTTTTTACCCTTTTGCTACTGGGTGGGTGGTCAGTGAGTATGAATCTTTCGCAAGAGCCGCCTGTCCTGCCTTACTCTTTCTCCAAGGGTCAACCATCAAATCCGAATGTATCTAATCATTCAGAAACCCAACGTGAAACTCATGAACCTTACCGATCCGACTCAACCAGAAAATCACATCGATAATCCTTTACCTGAGGATACGCCTGATGCGACAGAAGCACCAACGGCTCGCAAATCGTTTCAGGACGTTTTAAAAGACAAACGGTTTTGGATGACAGCACCCGTGTTGTTACTCGCGTTGGGCTCAACCGGGTACTTCCTAATTGTAGGGTCCGAGGGGAAACAAAAGCCCTTAATTAATAATGTGAACGCAACGATTCCTAACGCCCAAACCGACAGCGTACCTAAGTCTAAGTTGGAGTTACAGGCAGCGGAACAGCGACAAGGCTTAAACAGTCAGACTACCGTCAACGGTATGCAAACAGGTGTTGTAGCTGCACTGCCTGAAGCATTGCCCTCAACGGGTTTGCCGACTACCCTTGACCCCTACGTATACAAGCAAAAACGGATGCCCGATGCAATCGATCCGGAATTTGCCGCGATGGACTCGTTGTATAACCCTTCGCCCCCTTCACGGCAAAACAGGGTAGGAGGTAGGCCCCGTTCAACAAATCGGATTCGGCCGGTATCTACAGGCTACCCAGAAACAGGACTCCCAGAAGAATTTGACGAGGAGGCATTGCCCAGACGGGATATGCAGAAACAAGTAGAAGATAGACAGCGACTACTGGCATTATTGACAGAGTACAAGCGGGACAAAGAAGCCAAGGCGGCTATTGCCCGCGAAGGGGAGCGGCCGCGTAAGGCAGAATCAGGAGCTGTCGTCTCTACGTTGGGGGAAACCACCAATCGACGATTGAATGGTTTCTATGGGCTATACACACAGGACCAGAAAGGGGGTCAGGAATCAGCTTTAATGGAAGATCTGGGCACCATCCGGGCAGTCATTCATCAAGATCAGCAAATTACTGATGGAGGACGGGTACAGCTTCGCCTACTGGAGCCAGTGACTGTACGTGGTACTCTCATTCCGGCCAATACACTGGTTTTCGGTACTGGCAGTTTTGGAACGGAACGCGTGGGTATCACGCTGAGTAATCTTCAGTACGAAGGACACATATTTCCAATCAAACTCACAGTGCATGATATGGACGGTATGCCTGGCGTGTTCGTACCGAACGTACTGGCTGCCCAGGAAGGAAAGCAACTTCTGGGACAGACGATTAGCGGGGCTAACTACAATCTGAATGGTACCTCAGCCAGTAGTGCCAAAGCAGCCGCAACAATGGCCGGCATATCAGCTGCGCAGTCAGGCCTGTCTGGTGCTCGAAGCATTCTTCAACGAAAGATTGTCCAACAGAAGGCAACGCTGAAAGGAAACTATTATGTACTGCTCAAATGAGCTTAGCCAGTTAATTACTGAACAATATGAAACGACTTATTTTTTCTGTAAGCGCGCTCCTCATCCTATCGGGTCCGGGTATGGCGCAGCGTAAACCAACGTATAATAAGCGTACGTACGCAAAATTGATAAACAAACAGGACGTGCCAGCCCGGTCTCCCGTCCCTGATAACCTTGTGCTACTGGTTCAGCAAAAAACGGTTGGTAAGCCAGACAGCACGCTTCGAGCTGAACGTAAGTTTGCCGTGAACGTACCCGAGAATAAGCTGGTATCGGCATCAGGGGCTCAGCGCACTTCCCCAGAAGCCCTTATTCAACCCCAGCACATAATCCGCTCGTACTACGTCGATTTGGCGTACAACAAAACGGTATCAATCATTTTCCCAACGGCCGTGCGGTCGGTAGACCTGGGAAGCCGCAGCATCATGGCCGACAAAGCGGCTGATGTAGAAAACGTACTGAAAGTAAAAGCGTCGCAAATCGGCTTCAACGAAACTAACTTTTCGGTAATGACTACCGACGGCAAGTTCTACAGCTTCGTGGTCAACTACAATGAAACGCCAGCGGTCCTAGCTCTCAACCTGGCAGGGTCTGGAAATACAAAGCTGGGAAGCCAGGGCAGTCAGATTAACTTAAACGATCGCACCCAATCTGTAAATG from Spirosoma oryzicola includes:
- the traM gene encoding conjugative transposon protein TraM, with amino-acid sequence MYLIIQKPNVKLMNLTDPTQPENHIDNPLPEDTPDATEAPTARKSFQDVLKDKRFWMTAPVLLLALGSTGYFLIVGSEGKQKPLINNVNATIPNAQTDSVPKSKLELQAAEQRQGLNSQTTVNGMQTGVVAALPEALPSTGLPTTLDPYVYKQKRMPDAIDPEFAAMDSLYNPSPPSRQNRVGGRPRSTNRIRPVSTGYPETGLPEEFDEEALPRRDMQKQVEDRQRLLALLTEYKRDKEAKAAIAREGERPRKAESGAVVSTLGETTNRRLNGFYGLYTQDQKGGQESALMEDLGTIRAVIHQDQQITDGGRVQLRLLEPVTVRGTLIPANTLVFGTGSFGTERVGITLSNLQYEGHIFPIKLTVHDMDGMPGVFVPNVLAAQEGKQLLGQTISGANYNLNGTSASSAKAAATMAGISAAQSGLSGARSILQRKIVQQKATLKGNYYVLLK
- the traN gene encoding conjugative transposon protein TraN; this translates as MKRLIFSVSALLILSGPGMAQRKPTYNKRTYAKLINKQDVPARSPVPDNLVLLVQQKTVGKPDSTLRAERKFAVNVPENKLVSASGAQRTSPEALIQPQHIIRSYYVDLAYNKTVSIIFPTAVRSVDLGSRSIMADKAADVENVLKVKASQIGFNETNFSVMTTDGKFYSFVVNYNETPAVLALNLAGSGNTKLGSQGSQINLNDRTQSVNGLDGQEGNIQFAGVKATQSDIVYASDRILHNRSRGKRGTESNKMEARLRGLYVKDNVLYYRLAIENESNLNYDIDYVRYFVVDGKTAKLTSRQEIELRPIYVHNEAITTVRGHQKIERVYAFQRFTIPGNKQLLIVIGEQNGGRELAFQVQNKDIMKARPL
- the traK gene encoding conjugative transposon protein TraK; this encodes MNGQFRYLTNLETSFKMVRWMAIIAVVGSLSFALGVAYWAFAEVSASRQKVYVLDNGKSVMVALAQEQNINRPAEAKDHIKTFHRLFFTLEPDEKQVEGNIREATYLGDRSVVRLYQDLQEAGYYGQLIQGNVHQKVEIDKVEVNFSQSPYRVVTSGRQLLIRANNITIRKLVTECYLIDVARTDNNPHGFMIERFKVVQNQDIETVQRSNQTTNL